A section of the Larus michahellis chromosome 1, bLarMic1.1, whole genome shotgun sequence genome encodes:
- the RECQL gene encoding ATP-dependent DNA helicase Q1 isoform X1: MAAVAVLEEVLVSIENELQAVEMQIQELVDKQQELLEKKMRVKNLIKQSSGDLEAGGSKDTETSAEAWNKKDFPWYEKIKTALQSKFKLQKFRSLQLETVNAAMAGKDIFLVMPTGGGKSLCYQLPAVCSDGFTLVICPLISLMEDQLMVLEQLGISATLLNASSSKEHVKWVHTEMLNRNSQLKLIYVTPEKIAKSKMFMSKLEKAYQAGCLARIAVDEVHCCSQWGHDFRPDYKSLGILKRQFPNVPLIGLTATATNHVLKDAQKILHVQKCITFTASFNRPNLYYEVRHKPSNNEDFIEDIVKIINGRYKGLSGIVYCFSQKDSEQVTVSLQKLGIKAGTYHANMDAKYKTKVHKGWAANQIQVVVATVAFGMGIDKPDVRFVIHHSMSKSMENYYQESGRAGRDDQKADCVLYYGFGDIFRISSMVVMENVGQEKLYDMVSYCQNMNKCRRVLIARHFDEVWDSANCNGMCDNCCRENSCEKMDITGYCRDLIKILEQAENMSEKLTPLKLIDAWSGKGVSKFRVAEVTPPKHPREELERIIAHLLLQQYLKEDFSFTAFATISYLKIGPKASLLKNEAHVITIQGLTNKKNVYKDKPSQSSNSKGSREDAQTISKTAQDSAVKKSREHKRPSSVSGSNLKAKKIKLQAGGDDQPVVLD; this comes from the exons ATGGCAGCTGTTGCAG TGCTAGAGGAGGTACTGGTTTCCATTGAAAATGAGCTGCAAGCAGTGGAGATGCAGATTCAGGAGCTTGTGGATAAACAGCAGGAGCTCCTTGAAAAGAAGATGAGGGTGAAGAACCTGATAAAGCAGTCCTCAGGAGACTTGGAGGCAGGTGGAAGTAAAGACACCGAAACCTCAGCTGAGGCATGGAACAAAAAAG aTTTTCCATGGTACGAGAAGATAAAAACTGCACTGCAGAGCAAGTTTAAACTCCAGAAGTTTAGGTCCTTGCAACTTGAAACAGTAAATGCTGCAATGGCAGGAAAGGACATATTTCTTGTCATGCCTACAGGTGGTGGAAAGAGCCTTTGCTATCAGCTACCAGCTGTCTGTTCTGATG GTTTCACACTTGTGATATGTCCTTTGATATCGCTTATGGAAGATCAGCTCATGGTTTTGGAACAGCTTGGTATTTCTGCAACTTTATTAAATGCCTCAAGCAGTAAG GAACATGTGAAGTGGGTTCATACTGAAATGCTAAACAGAAATTCGCAACTGAAGCTCATTTATGTGACCCCGGAGAAGAttgcaaaaagcaaaatgttcaTGTCAAAGCTAGAGAAAGCTTATCAAGCAGGGTGTCTTGCTCGCATTGCTGTAGATGAAGTCCATTGCTGTAGTCAATGGGGCCATGACTTCAGGCCTG ACTACAAGTCTCTTGGTATCTTGAAAAGGCAGTTTCCCAATGTTCCCTTGATTGGATTGACAGCAACTGCTACAAATCATGTTTTAAAGGATGCTCAGAAAATTTTGCATGTTCAGAAGTGCATTACCTTTACTGCATCTTTTAACCGGCCCAATCTTTACTATGAG GTTCGACATAAGCCTTCAAATAATGAAGATTTCATTGAGGACATAGTTAAGATCATTAATGGAAGATACAAAGGactttcag GAATCGTTTACTGTTTTTCTCAGAAGGATTCTGAACAAGTTACTGTGAGTTTGCAGAAACTAGGAATTAAGGCAGGGACTTACCATGCAAACATGGATGCTAAATATAAGACAAAAGTTCACAAAGGGTGGGCAGCAAATCAAATCCAG GTTGTAGTGGCGACTGTTGCTTTTGGCATGGGAATTGATAAACCTGATGTGAGGTTTGTAATTCATCATTCTATGAGCAAATCCATGGAGAACTACTACCAAGAGAGTGGCCGCGCAG GTAGAGATGACCAAAAAGCTGACTGTGTTTTGTATTATGGCTTTGGAGACATATTCAGAATCAGCTCAATGGTAGTGATGGAAAATGTAGGGCAAGAGAAGCTGTATGATATGGTGTCTTACTGCCAGAATATGAACAA ATGTCGCCGGGTTCTCATAGCCCGTCATTTTGATGAAGTATGGGATTCTGCAAACTGCAACGGAATGTGTGATAACTGCTGTAGAGAGAACT CATGTGAGAAAATGGATATAACAGGATACTGCAGGGATCTAATCAAGATACTTGAACAAGCTGAAAACATGAGTGAGAAACTCACCCCACTGAAATTAATCGATGCGTGGTCTGGGAAAGGTGTATCAAAATTCAGGGTGGCTGAAGTTACTCCACCAAAGCACCCTCGAGAGGAACTGGAGAGAATTATTGCCCATTTACTACTGCAGCAATATCTAAA GGAAGACTTCAGCTTCACGGCATTTGCTACGATATCCTACCTGAAGATAGGACCAAAAGCAAGTTTGCTGAAAAACGAGGCACATGTCATCACTATACAAGGactaacaaacaagaaaaatgtttacaag GACAAACCATCTCAGTCTTCGAATTCgaaaggaagcagagaagatgCTCAGACTATTTCAAAGACTGCCCAAGATTCAGCAGTGAAGAAGTCACGGGAACATAAACGGCCTAGTTCAGTCAGTGGTTCTAACTTAAAAGCAAAGAAGATTAAGCTTCAGGCAGGTGGAGATGACCAGCCAGTAGTTCTTGACTGA
- the RECQL gene encoding ATP-dependent DNA helicase Q1 isoform X2: MQIQELVDKQQELLEKKMRVKNLIKQSSGDLEAGGSKDTETSAEAWNKKDFPWYEKIKTALQSKFKLQKFRSLQLETVNAAMAGKDIFLVMPTGGGKSLCYQLPAVCSDGFTLVICPLISLMEDQLMVLEQLGISATLLNASSSKEHVKWVHTEMLNRNSQLKLIYVTPEKIAKSKMFMSKLEKAYQAGCLARIAVDEVHCCSQWGHDFRPDYKSLGILKRQFPNVPLIGLTATATNHVLKDAQKILHVQKCITFTASFNRPNLYYEVRHKPSNNEDFIEDIVKIINGRYKGLSGIVYCFSQKDSEQVTVSLQKLGIKAGTYHANMDAKYKTKVHKGWAANQIQVVVATVAFGMGIDKPDVRFVIHHSMSKSMENYYQESGRAGRDDQKADCVLYYGFGDIFRISSMVVMENVGQEKLYDMVSYCQNMNKCRRVLIARHFDEVWDSANCNGMCDNCCRENSCEKMDITGYCRDLIKILEQAENMSEKLTPLKLIDAWSGKGVSKFRVAEVTPPKHPREELERIIAHLLLQQYLKEDFSFTAFATISYLKIGPKASLLKNEAHVITIQGLTNKKNVYKDKPSQSSNSKGSREDAQTISKTAQDSAVKKSREHKRPSSVSGSNLKAKKIKLQAGGDDQPVVLD, translated from the exons ATGCAGATTCAGGAGCTTGTGGATAAACAGCAGGAGCTCCTTGAAAAGAAGATGAGGGTGAAGAACCTGATAAAGCAGTCCTCAGGAGACTTGGAGGCAGGTGGAAGTAAAGACACCGAAACCTCAGCTGAGGCATGGAACAAAAAAG aTTTTCCATGGTACGAGAAGATAAAAACTGCACTGCAGAGCAAGTTTAAACTCCAGAAGTTTAGGTCCTTGCAACTTGAAACAGTAAATGCTGCAATGGCAGGAAAGGACATATTTCTTGTCATGCCTACAGGTGGTGGAAAGAGCCTTTGCTATCAGCTACCAGCTGTCTGTTCTGATG GTTTCACACTTGTGATATGTCCTTTGATATCGCTTATGGAAGATCAGCTCATGGTTTTGGAACAGCTTGGTATTTCTGCAACTTTATTAAATGCCTCAAGCAGTAAG GAACATGTGAAGTGGGTTCATACTGAAATGCTAAACAGAAATTCGCAACTGAAGCTCATTTATGTGACCCCGGAGAAGAttgcaaaaagcaaaatgttcaTGTCAAAGCTAGAGAAAGCTTATCAAGCAGGGTGTCTTGCTCGCATTGCTGTAGATGAAGTCCATTGCTGTAGTCAATGGGGCCATGACTTCAGGCCTG ACTACAAGTCTCTTGGTATCTTGAAAAGGCAGTTTCCCAATGTTCCCTTGATTGGATTGACAGCAACTGCTACAAATCATGTTTTAAAGGATGCTCAGAAAATTTTGCATGTTCAGAAGTGCATTACCTTTACTGCATCTTTTAACCGGCCCAATCTTTACTATGAG GTTCGACATAAGCCTTCAAATAATGAAGATTTCATTGAGGACATAGTTAAGATCATTAATGGAAGATACAAAGGactttcag GAATCGTTTACTGTTTTTCTCAGAAGGATTCTGAACAAGTTACTGTGAGTTTGCAGAAACTAGGAATTAAGGCAGGGACTTACCATGCAAACATGGATGCTAAATATAAGACAAAAGTTCACAAAGGGTGGGCAGCAAATCAAATCCAG GTTGTAGTGGCGACTGTTGCTTTTGGCATGGGAATTGATAAACCTGATGTGAGGTTTGTAATTCATCATTCTATGAGCAAATCCATGGAGAACTACTACCAAGAGAGTGGCCGCGCAG GTAGAGATGACCAAAAAGCTGACTGTGTTTTGTATTATGGCTTTGGAGACATATTCAGAATCAGCTCAATGGTAGTGATGGAAAATGTAGGGCAAGAGAAGCTGTATGATATGGTGTCTTACTGCCAGAATATGAACAA ATGTCGCCGGGTTCTCATAGCCCGTCATTTTGATGAAGTATGGGATTCTGCAAACTGCAACGGAATGTGTGATAACTGCTGTAGAGAGAACT CATGTGAGAAAATGGATATAACAGGATACTGCAGGGATCTAATCAAGATACTTGAACAAGCTGAAAACATGAGTGAGAAACTCACCCCACTGAAATTAATCGATGCGTGGTCTGGGAAAGGTGTATCAAAATTCAGGGTGGCTGAAGTTACTCCACCAAAGCACCCTCGAGAGGAACTGGAGAGAATTATTGCCCATTTACTACTGCAGCAATATCTAAA GGAAGACTTCAGCTTCACGGCATTTGCTACGATATCCTACCTGAAGATAGGACCAAAAGCAAGTTTGCTGAAAAACGAGGCACATGTCATCACTATACAAGGactaacaaacaagaaaaatgtttacaag GACAAACCATCTCAGTCTTCGAATTCgaaaggaagcagagaagatgCTCAGACTATTTCAAAGACTGCCCAAGATTCAGCAGTGAAGAAGTCACGGGAACATAAACGGCCTAGTTCAGTCAGTGGTTCTAACTTAAAAGCAAAGAAGATTAAGCTTCAGGCAGGTGGAGATGACCAGCCAGTAGTTCTTGACTGA
- the GOLT1B gene encoding vesicle transport protein GOT1B isoform X2 has protein sequence MISLSDTQKIGMGLTGFGVFFLFFGMILFFDKALLAIGNVLFVAGLSFVIGLERTFRFFFQKHKMKATGFFLGGVLIVLIGWPLIGMILEIYGFFLLFRGFFPVVVGFIRRVPVLGYLLNLPGISSPT, from the exons atgATCTCCCTTTCGGACACCCAGA agattGGAATGGGACTAACAGGGTTTggagtgtttttccttttctttggaatGATACTCTTCTTTGACAAAGCTCTTCTGGCTATTGGAAAT GTTTTATTTGTGGCTGGCTTGTCTTTTGTTATTGGTTTAGAAAGAACATTCAGATTCTTCTttcaaaaacacaaaatgaaagcaaCGGGCTTTTTCCTGGGTGGTGTGCTCATAGTTCTCATTGGTTGGCCTTTAATAGGAATGATCCTTGAAATTTATGGGTTCTTCCTATTATTCAG GGGGTTCTTTCCTGTGGTGGTTGGCTTTATTAGAAGAGTTCCAGTTCTTGGCTATCTCTTGAATTTACCTGGTATAAGCTCG CCTACGTAG
- the GOLT1B gene encoding vesicle transport protein GOT1B isoform X1: MISLSDTQKIGMGLTGFGVFFLFFGMILFFDKALLAIGNVLFVAGLSFVIGLERTFRFFFQKHKMKATGFFLGGVLIVLIGWPLIGMILEIYGFFLLFRGFFPVVVGFIRRVPVLGYLLNLPGISSLVDKVGESNNMV; the protein is encoded by the exons atgATCTCCCTTTCGGACACCCAGA agattGGAATGGGACTAACAGGGTTTggagtgtttttccttttctttggaatGATACTCTTCTTTGACAAAGCTCTTCTGGCTATTGGAAAT GTTTTATTTGTGGCTGGCTTGTCTTTTGTTATTGGTTTAGAAAGAACATTCAGATTCTTCTttcaaaaacacaaaatgaaagcaaCGGGCTTTTTCCTGGGTGGTGTGCTCATAGTTCTCATTGGTTGGCCTTTAATAGGAATGATCCTTGAAATTTATGGGTTCTTCCTATTATTCAG GGGGTTCTTTCCTGTGGTGGTTGGCTTTATTAGAAGAGTTCCAGTTCTTGGCTATCTCTTGAATTTACCTGGTATAAGCTCG CTTGTAGATAAAGTCGGAGAAAGCAACAACATGGTATAA